The genome window TTCCGCCTTTTTCTGTAACCGTATAGTTGAAACCTTTTTGTACGGAATAAGCGCCTACTTCACCTTGCTTGTTGATGGCCAGAAAGCCAACCTGGAAAGTTTTTGCACGCTCGGGATTGGGCTTCACGATGCGTTCGATGGCTTTTTTGCAGGCTTCTTCCGGTGAAAGGCCGGAGCGCATGAACTCTACAACGAGGTGTGTTCCACATACGCGGATCACCTCTTCGCCCTGCCCGGACGATGTGGCAGCGCCTATTTCATTGTCTACAAAAAGTCCGGCGCCGATAATAGGGGAGTCGCCAACCCTTCCGCGCATCTTGAAACCCATTCCGCTGGTTGTGCACATGCCCGACAGGTCGCCGTTGTTATCCAGGGCTAATGTGCCCATTGTATCATGGTTAAAAGAGCCGTCTTCGAGGCGGGGAGGGGCAAATGGGCCGTGGCCTTTCTGGCCTTTTAATTGCTGATGTTCAATGTTGATAACGGGCTTATATTCAGCTTTCTTCAACCATTCCTTATAAGATTTTTCGGCATCAGGCGAAAGCTTTGCCGGTTCCAGTTTAAAACCATTCGCCACGGCAAACTGCTGCGCGCCGACGCCAGCCAAAAACACGTGAGGCGTAGTTTCCATCAATTTTCTGGCTACGGAAATGGGGTGTTTTATTCTTTCAAGGAAAGCAACAGACCCGCAATTTGCTTTCTCATCCATGATGCATGCGTCCAGCGTCACAAACCCGTCCCGGTCCGGATTTCCGCCTAAGCCTACGCAGCAGTTGACTTCATTCTCCATCGCGATGGCGGCTTGTTCCACTGCGTCTAATGCTTTTCCACCTTTTTCCAGCACAGGCCACGCTGCGGCATTGGAAATCTGACCGCTATCCCAGGTGGAAATCACAATCGGTTTTCTTACTACACTTTTTGCAAACAGTTTCTGAACACTCGTAAGCGGCAAAGCCAGGGCAGAAAGTCGGAGAAACGAACGGCGAGAAGGGGTCATCAGGATGTATTTTTAAAATTTTTTCAAATATACATTCCTATGCTTCATCCGGCAATGAAAGTAACATTATTTTGCAAAACTGGCGAATGCTGATATGTAATTTGCTGAATGTGAATTCAGGCCTACTTTATATATAAAACGCCCGAAAAGCTGTGTGCTTCCGGGCGGGCGTTATACTTGATAATCAGATTGCTACTTAGGTGGCATAGCAGGTCTTACTTCCACTTTGCTAGGCAATGTTCTGGCTGGCATTTTGATCAGATCGGAGACGATTTGTCCGATATCTTCCGGCTGGATTTTCCATGCATCTTTTTCGGACGGTTTATGGTCTCCGAATTCGGTTGCAACGGAGCCTGGCATTATCGTAGTTACTTTGACACCTGCATCTCTCACGTCCATCATCATGGCCTGCGAGAACCCTACCAGTCCGAACTTGCTGGCATTATATGCGCTTCCGCCTGCGAAAAAGTTGGTGCCGGCCAGGCTGGCAATGTTGATAAAGTAACCTTTTGTCTCTGTCAGCGCTGCCAGTGATGCTTTTGCACTGAAAAATACGCCGGTCAGGTTAATGTCGATAGTTTCCTGCCATTGATCGGCAGTAAGGTCTTTTAAAGGGGCGAAATGTCCTACGCCGGCATTGGCTATCAGATAATTAAGCTGTCCCCATTTTGATATAACGGTTTCCACCGCTTTTTGCTGGGATTCCAGACTTCTGACATCGGACTCGATGCCGATTGCGAACCCGTCATTTATCTTGTTCAATGAAGCGGCCGCTTTATCAGCGCTTTCTTTTGAACGGCTGGTGACCGCTACCCGGATCCCTTCTTTAATGAGCACTTCTGCAATGCCGTAACCTATTCCCTTTGAGCCGCCTGTTATCAGCGCTGTCTTGATTGATTCTGCCATTACTTTCAATTTAAATAAACAAAAACTAAATGTAGTGGGTTAACAGCGTCACAAGTCAGAAGGTTTCTGTAGTTTCTTTTTTGGCAGTGCCTGTTAAAACCCTATTTTTGTCGACCAAAATCATTTTGACAGAATTATTCCCATTTATGAAATTAGTAGAAAATAAAGTCGCGTTGGTAACCGGAGCATCACGTGGTATTGGTCGTTCCATTGCTTTACGCCTGGCTCAGGAAGGGGCTGATGTTGCATTTACCTACTTATCAAGTGTTGAAAAAGGTGAGGCGCTGGCCAAAGAACTGGAGCAGTTCGGTGTAAGGGCGAAGGGTTATCGATCGGACGCGTCGGATTTCCAGGCAGCGGACCAGCTCGTTACAGATGTCCTTGCTGACTTTGGAAAACTGGACGTGCTGATCAACAATGCGGGCGTTACACGTGACGGATTGCTAATGCGCATGAGTGAGGAACAATGGGATTCTGTGATTACGATTAACCTGAAATCGGTTTTTAATCTTACGAAGGCAGCAACCAAAAGCATGATGCGCGCCAGAACGGGCTCAATCATCAACATTACTTCGGTGGTGGGGATCAGTGGTAATGCGGGGCAGTCCAATTATGCTGCTTCCAAGGCTGGGATCATTGGTTTTACCAAATCCATCGCACTGGAACTAGGCTCACGCAATATTCGCTCGAATGCTGTCGCTCCCGGATTTATTGAAACGGAAATGACGGATGCTGTGGATTCAAAAGCAGTGGAAGAATGGAAGCAGTCGATTCCGATGAAAAGAGGAGGACAGCCCGAAGAGGTCGCCGATGCCTGCGTTTTTCTTGCTTCTGACCTTTCGCGCTACATTACCGGCCAGGTTTTACAAGTGGACGGCGGTATGTTGACATAGCATGTTTTTTCGTTACATTTAACACATGCGGTCCGAACTCATTTTCCAAACCCCTTACTGGTTTATTGTCTTCTGTCTGGTGGCAGGCGCTGCTTATGCATTCCTGCTTTACCAACCGACGGCGCCCTGGGGTAAAAAATGGAATTATGTGCTCGCATCATTAAGAGGACTGGCGGTTGGAATGATCTGCTTTCTGCTGTTAGGGCCTCTGGTTCGCAAGACGGAAACTTCTGTTGATAAAGCTAAAATCGTTTTTGCGATCGACAATTCTGAGTCTGTCAAAGGACCAGGAACCGCATTGATGAAGCAGATTTCGGGCGCTGTCGCTGATCTGGAATCGTCTGGTTTTGAGGTGAGTGTGCAAACATTGGAAAAAGATTCGCGTTCACCAGTTCCGGATTCGATCCGTTTTGATGCCAGGAAGACAGACTTGTCTGAAATGCTGCAAACGGTGAAAACCAACTTTGAAGGAAGGAACCTGACGGATGTTATTTTGCTTTCCGATGGGGTTGTTAATCAGGGGATTTCTCCTGCTTATAACCGTTATCCATTTAAAG of Dyadobacter chenhuakuii contains these proteins:
- the fabG gene encoding 3-oxoacyl-[acyl-carrier-protein] reductase; the encoded protein is MKLVENKVALVTGASRGIGRSIALRLAQEGADVAFTYLSSVEKGEALAKELEQFGVRAKGYRSDASDFQAADQLVTDVLADFGKLDVLINNAGVTRDGLLMRMSEEQWDSVITINLKSVFNLTKAATKSMMRARTGSIINITSVVGISGNAGQSNYAASKAGIIGFTKSIALELGSRNIRSNAVAPGFIETEMTDAVDSKAVEEWKQSIPMKRGGQPEEVADACVFLASDLSRYITGQVLQVDGGMLT
- a CDS encoding SDR family oxidoreductase encodes the protein MAESIKTALITGGSKGIGYGIAEVLIKEGIRVAVTSRSKESADKAAASLNKINDGFAIGIESDVRSLESQQKAVETVISKWGQLNYLIANAGVGHFAPLKDLTADQWQETIDINLTGVFFSAKASLAALTETKGYFINIASLAGTNFFAGGSAYNASKFGLVGFSQAMMMDVRDAGVKVTTIMPGSVATEFGDHKPSEKDAWKIQPEDIGQIVSDLIKMPARTLPSKVEVRPAMPPK
- a CDS encoding isoaspartyl peptidase/L-asparaginase family protein, which produces MTPSRRSFLRLSALALPLTSVQKLFAKSVVRKPIVISTWDSGQISNAAAWPVLEKGGKALDAVEQAAIAMENEVNCCVGLGGNPDRDGFVTLDACIMDEKANCGSVAFLERIKHPISVARKLMETTPHVFLAGVGAQQFAVANGFKLEPAKLSPDAEKSYKEWLKKAEYKPVINIEHQQLKGQKGHGPFAPPRLEDGSFNHDTMGTLALDNNGDLSGMCTTSGMGFKMRGRVGDSPIIGAGLFVDNEIGAATSSGQGEEVIRVCGTHLVVEFMRSGLSPEEACKKAIERIVKPNPERAKTFQVGFLAINKQGEVGAYSVQKGFNYTVTEKGGKGVVINAKSYFS